From one Thermococcus sp. Bubb.Bath genomic stretch:
- the alaS gene encoding alanine--tRNA ligase has product MSMDMTTRMFKEEGWIRKQCPKCGKFFWTLDPDRETCGDPPCDEYSFIGKPGIPKKYTLDEMREKFLGFFERKGHGRVKRFPVLPRWRDDVLLVGASIMDFQPWVISGEADPPANPLTISQPSIRFTDIDNVGITGRHFTMFEMMAHHAFNYPSKPIYWMDETVELAFEFFTKELGMKAEDITFKENPWAGGGNAGPAFEVLYRGLEVATLVFMQYKKAPENADPSQVVEIKGDFYVPMETRVVDTGYGLERLVWMSHGTPTAYDAVLGYVVEPLKRMAGIERIDERILMENSRLAGMFDIDDMGDLRYLREQVAGKVGITVEELEKAVRPYELIYAIADHTRTLTFMLADGVIPSNVKAGYLARLLIRKSIRHLRELGLGDEDGLLAQIVAMHIKELSPAYPEFKEMEDVILDIINVEEKRYQDTLRRGSDLVKREITKLKKAGKNEIPLEKLILFYESHGLTPEIVREVAEKEGVKVEIPDNFYTLVAKEAEKTEKKMAAEYVVDFELVKDLPNTRTLYYEDPFMKEFDAKVLKVIDGWVVLDGTAFYPEGGGQPYDTGVLEVDGEEIPVTNVQKIGKVILHKVEKPELFKEGTTVHGKLNWERRIQHMRHHTGTHVLMGALVRVLGKHVWQAGSQLHTDWARLDISHYKRISEEELREIERLANRAVMENRKVTWEWLPRTEAEMKYGFRLYQGGVVPGRVIRVLKIEDWDVQACGGTHLPNTGLIGPIKILRTERIQDGVERIIFAAGEAAVNWMQETERILKRTSEVFRVPPEKVPETAERFFNEWKEARKEVEKLRKELAKILVYELQEKVEKVGDVEFIGKVVEGTIDDLREAANKLRSDNRVIVLITREGHFVVAVGDGIDLKAGELAKVITSVAGGGGGGRKELAQGRIKNPLKAEEAIEEVKKRLS; this is encoded by the coding sequence ATGAGCATGGACATGACGACGAGAATGTTTAAAGAAGAGGGGTGGATAAGGAAGCAGTGCCCCAAGTGCGGCAAGTTCTTCTGGACGCTCGACCCGGACAGGGAGACCTGCGGAGACCCGCCGTGTGATGAGTACTCCTTCATTGGGAAGCCAGGAATTCCGAAGAAGTACACCCTTGACGAGATGCGCGAAAAGTTCTTGGGCTTCTTCGAGAGAAAAGGCCACGGTAGGGTCAAGCGCTTCCCAGTCCTTCCGCGCTGGCGCGATGACGTTCTCCTCGTTGGAGCTTCAATCATGGACTTTCAGCCGTGGGTCATAAGCGGCGAGGCAGACCCCCCTGCGAACCCGCTCACAATAAGCCAGCCTTCGATAAGGTTCACGGACATTGACAACGTCGGAATAACCGGCAGGCACTTCACGATGTTCGAGATGATGGCCCACCACGCCTTTAACTATCCGAGCAAGCCAATATACTGGATGGACGAGACCGTTGAGCTTGCCTTCGAGTTCTTCACCAAGGAGCTGGGTATGAAGGCCGAGGACATAACCTTCAAGGAGAACCCGTGGGCCGGCGGTGGGAACGCTGGGCCTGCCTTCGAGGTTCTCTACCGCGGGCTTGAGGTGGCGACGCTCGTCTTCATGCAGTACAAGAAAGCTCCAGAGAACGCCGACCCGAGCCAGGTCGTCGAGATAAAGGGCGACTTTTATGTCCCGATGGAGACGCGCGTGGTTGACACCGGCTACGGTCTGGAGAGGCTCGTCTGGATGAGCCACGGAACTCCTACCGCCTACGACGCGGTTCTCGGCTATGTCGTCGAGCCGCTCAAGAGGATGGCCGGAATAGAGAGGATAGACGAGCGCATCCTGATGGAGAACTCCAGACTGGCCGGAATGTTCGACATCGACGACATGGGCGACCTCCGCTATCTGAGGGAGCAGGTCGCCGGTAAGGTAGGCATAACCGTCGAGGAGCTTGAGAAGGCGGTAAGGCCCTACGAGTTGATCTACGCGATAGCCGACCACACGAGGACCCTCACCTTCATGTTGGCAGATGGAGTCATCCCCTCCAACGTGAAAGCCGGCTACCTCGCGAGGCTCCTCATAAGGAAGAGCATAAGACACCTGAGGGAGCTTGGTCTTGGTGATGAAGACGGATTACTGGCCCAGATCGTCGCCATGCACATAAAGGAGCTCTCACCGGCCTACCCAGAGTTCAAAGAGATGGAGGACGTCATCCTCGACATAATCAACGTCGAGGAGAAGCGCTACCAGGATACCCTCAGGCGCGGCAGTGACCTCGTTAAGCGCGAGATAACCAAGCTCAAGAAGGCTGGAAAGAACGAGATACCGCTTGAGAAGCTCATACTGTTCTACGAGAGCCACGGGCTAACGCCAGAGATAGTCAGGGAAGTAGCGGAAAAGGAAGGCGTCAAGGTCGAGATACCTGACAACTTCTACACCTTGGTGGCTAAAGAGGCCGAGAAGACCGAGAAGAAGATGGCCGCTGAGTACGTCGTGGACTTTGAGCTCGTCAAAGACCTCCCCAACACGAGGACTCTCTACTACGAGGACCCGTTCATGAAGGAGTTCGACGCGAAGGTTTTGAAGGTCATAGACGGCTGGGTTGTCCTTGACGGGACGGCCTTCTACCCCGAGGGTGGCGGTCAGCCCTACGACACGGGAGTTCTGGAAGTGGACGGCGAGGAAATCCCGGTTACAAACGTTCAGAAGATAGGGAAGGTCATTCTTCATAAGGTGGAGAAGCCGGAGCTCTTTAAGGAAGGCACCACCGTCCACGGAAAGCTGAACTGGGAGAGAAGAATACAGCACATGCGCCACCACACGGGAACGCACGTCCTCATGGGGGCGCTCGTCCGCGTTTTAGGAAAGCACGTCTGGCAGGCCGGAAGCCAGCTCCACACCGACTGGGCCAGGCTCGACATCAGCCACTACAAGCGCATAAGCGAGGAGGAGCTGAGGGAGATTGAGAGGCTCGCCAACAGGGCAGTCATGGAGAACAGGAAGGTTACCTGGGAGTGGCTCCCGAGGACTGAGGCTGAGATGAAGTACGGGTTCCGCTTGTATCAGGGCGGCGTCGTCCCCGGAAGGGTAATCAGGGTTCTCAAGATAGAGGACTGGGACGTCCAGGCCTGCGGTGGAACGCATTTACCGAACACCGGTTTAATCGGCCCGATTAAAATACTCAGGACCGAGAGGATACAGGACGGCGTTGAGAGAATTATCTTCGCCGCTGGAGAAGCAGCCGTGAACTGGATGCAGGAGACGGAGAGGATACTCAAGAGGACGAGCGAGGTATTCCGCGTGCCGCCCGAGAAGGTGCCCGAGACAGCGGAGAGGTTCTTCAACGAGTGGAAAGAGGCCAGGAAAGAAGTCGAGAAGCTCAGGAAGGAGCTGGCGAAGATACTCGTCTACGAGCTCCAGGAGAAGGTCGAGAAGGTTGGCGATGTTGAGTTCATTGGAAAGGTCGTGGAAGGAACCATCGACGACCTCAGGGAAGCGGCCAACAAGCTCAGGAGTGACAACCGCGTCATCGTCCTCATTACGAGGGAGGGTCACTTTGTGGTGGCTGTTGGAGACGGCATAGACCTCAAGGCCGGCGAGCTGGCGAAGGTGATAACGAGCGTCGCCGGCGGTGGCGGCGGAGGAAGGAAAGAATTGGCGCAGGGCAGGATAAAGAACCCGCTCAAAGCGGAGGAAGCGATTGAAGAGGTTAAGAAGAGGCTTAGTTGA
- a CDS encoding sodium-dependent transporter, translated as MPKRLSFTYLSLMVAAFMVGLGNVWKFPSMVIEYGLSGLLVYLASVVIITGMLAAALETTKKKGYEVMEYFSKEYGKPAFALLFLVFDVLLIGYYSIVGGWTISSMILTKIPNSMAWNISMSLIFLLLILIVLVAGRRWTMDFMVASFILFLMAMSALIWGMYTATGRAALADTIWKILVWKGVTPRMALDMASQAAYSLGLGMGFYLALGAIMPRRVSGTGVVVVGALIDTLMAIGGLLLVATLITIEPTSTVNGSELIFKDLPETIRSTLGLPLLYAFNVSLFLAAMTSMIPIGEVTGRITGEIMGAPREDGVILSLTAAAGVGIVAAILTWLGFDPVGILDGTVSTFILFGGIIEAYAAVKWRGHLPSWLKAWAWIGIVTATILGLYAFTSWSSILSPALLVMIALTVLLLNERLRRRLNTTGKRLPRGHYR; from the coding sequence ATGCCAAAGAGGTTGAGCTTCACCTATCTTTCGCTCATGGTAGCTGCGTTTATGGTGGGGCTAGGAAACGTCTGGAAGTTCCCATCGATGGTAATCGAATACGGCCTCAGTGGACTCTTAGTTTATCTGGCCTCGGTCGTTATCATTACGGGTATGCTGGCCGCAGCACTCGAGACCACCAAGAAAAAGGGATATGAGGTTATGGAATACTTTTCCAAGGAATACGGAAAACCTGCCTTCGCCCTGCTGTTTCTGGTGTTTGACGTTCTTCTCATTGGGTACTACTCCATCGTGGGCGGCTGGACCATCAGCTCGATGATTCTCACCAAAATTCCCAACAGTATGGCATGGAACATCAGCATGAGCCTCATATTCCTCCTCCTTATCCTGATAGTCCTCGTCGCCGGGAGGAGGTGGACGATGGACTTCATGGTGGCCTCATTCATCCTGTTCCTGATGGCCATGTCTGCCCTCATATGGGGGATGTACACAGCCACCGGCCGGGCAGCCCTGGCCGATACTATATGGAAGATTCTTGTCTGGAAGGGGGTAACTCCGAGGATGGCGCTGGATATGGCATCCCAGGCGGCGTACTCACTCGGGCTCGGTATGGGCTTCTACCTCGCCCTCGGCGCTATCATGCCGAGGAGGGTCTCAGGGACGGGAGTCGTTGTCGTTGGGGCGCTCATAGACACCCTGATGGCCATAGGCGGGCTCCTCCTCGTGGCGACGCTGATAACGATTGAACCCACCTCAACCGTGAACGGCTCAGAACTCATATTCAAAGACCTCCCAGAAACAATAAGGAGCACCCTGGGCCTCCCCCTGCTCTACGCATTCAACGTCTCCCTCTTCCTTGCGGCGATGACCAGCATGATCCCAATAGGGGAAGTAACCGGAAGGATCACCGGCGAGATTATGGGGGCTCCGAGGGAGGACGGGGTAATCCTATCACTTACCGCAGCGGCCGGAGTTGGGATAGTGGCCGCGATCCTAACCTGGCTCGGGTTCGACCCCGTTGGGATTCTCGATGGGACTGTATCGACCTTCATCCTCTTCGGGGGCATAATAGAGGCGTACGCGGCGGTTAAGTGGAGGGGCCATTTACCAAGCTGGCTCAAGGCATGGGCATGGATCGGGATAGTTACCGCGACCATCCTGGGCCTCTATGCGTTCACGAGCTGGAGTTCCATCCTGTCGCCTGCACTCCTAGTCATGATAGCACTCACAGTGCTACTCTTAAACGAGAGGCTAAGGAGAAGGCTCAACACCACTGGGAAGAGACTACCCAGGGGGCACTACCGCTGA
- the hisS gene encoding histidine--tRNA ligase, with protein MVRLDKVKGTRDLLSEEMAKRRWVFERIREVFESFNFQEVLTPTFEYTELFKLRSGEEVIKQLYAFQDKGGRNVSLRPDMTSSVARLYINSFQNAPKPIKWYYIANMFRYEEPQSGRYREFWQAGVELIGSKKVEADAEVIALFTQSYLAVGLEDFTVNIGDRVLLDEFARMLGVEDDIGLMRLIDKKDKMNREEFIGALREFGLSEEGVEKVLALIEIKGLPDEVLPKAEELFTSEEAKAEITRLYKLVDLLDAYGVSKWIRIDLGIARGFDYYTSVVFEAIAPNDLGIGSIGGGGRYDNLIEVFGGKPTPATGFAIGIERLIPILEWKGLLPEIKLRPDVYVIPIGEDREVKKTAIEIAQGLREAMMKADIELTGRKLRKALDYAGRLGVPYVVLVGKRDLAEGKVTVRDMESGEQKPVEKEKAMEELLELLGL; from the coding sequence GTGGTGAGACTCGATAAAGTCAAGGGGACGAGGGATCTTCTTTCCGAGGAAATGGCGAAGAGGAGATGGGTCTTTGAGAGAATAAGAGAAGTTTTCGAGAGCTTTAACTTCCAGGAAGTCCTTACTCCGACGTTTGAATACACTGAATTATTCAAGCTGAGAAGCGGCGAAGAGGTTATCAAGCAGCTCTACGCCTTCCAAGACAAAGGCGGCAGGAACGTATCTCTCCGCCCGGATATGACGTCAAGCGTCGCTCGCCTTTACATCAACTCCTTCCAGAACGCGCCGAAGCCGATAAAGTGGTACTACATAGCCAACATGTTCCGATATGAGGAGCCCCAAAGCGGCCGTTATCGCGAGTTCTGGCAGGCTGGGGTGGAGTTGATAGGGAGTAAGAAGGTTGAGGCCGATGCCGAGGTCATAGCGCTCTTCACCCAGAGCTACCTTGCGGTTGGCCTTGAGGACTTCACCGTGAACATCGGGGACAGGGTTCTACTCGACGAGTTTGCCAGGATGCTGGGTGTTGAGGATGATATCGGATTGATGAGGCTCATCGACAAGAAGGACAAGATGAACAGGGAGGAATTTATCGGGGCCCTCAGGGAGTTCGGGCTGAGTGAGGAGGGTGTTGAGAAGGTTCTCGCCCTAATCGAGATTAAGGGTCTCCCCGATGAAGTCCTTCCAAAGGCAGAAGAGCTCTTCACGAGTGAGGAAGCGAAGGCCGAAATAACGAGGCTCTACAAGTTGGTTGACTTACTCGATGCCTATGGCGTCTCAAAATGGATAAGGATAGACCTCGGCATAGCGCGCGGTTTTGACTACTACACGAGCGTCGTCTTCGAGGCGATAGCTCCCAACGACCTCGGGATAGGCTCGATAGGCGGCGGTGGCAGGTACGACAATCTCATCGAGGTCTTTGGAGGAAAGCCGACCCCGGCAACTGGCTTCGCCATAGGAATCGAGAGGCTCATCCCTATCCTCGAATGGAAGGGGCTCCTCCCGGAGATCAAGCTCAGACCTGATGTTTATGTTATCCCAATCGGAGAGGACAGGGAAGTCAAGAAGACAGCTATAGAGATAGCCCAGGGCCTTAGAGAGGCTATGATGAAAGCTGACATCGAACTAACCGGCAGGAAGCTCAGGAAGGCTCTCGACTACGCTGGAAGGCTCGGAGTTCCATATGTGGTCCTCGTTGGGAAGAGGGATCTGGCAGAGGGCAAGGTCACGGTAAGGGACATGGAGAGCGGCGAGCAGAAACCGGTCGAGAAGGAAAAAGCCATGGAAGAGCTCTTGGAACTTTTGGGGCTTTAA
- a CDS encoding MarC family protein — protein sequence MSEIGTILSSALLMLIMIDPSDKILLVTFLREDFHIEDIKNLIIRANLIGFFLLASFAVAGQIILQDIFHIDINALRVAGGFVLFKIGFDALESGGMFTLKREKDILALAAVPVAMPLIAGPAAITAVITMTAEYGYFVSLTATAVAIIVVALSMFVALYMMNSVNKSALSITIRIIGLFIMAIGAQMMVEGVIGIYLLTTGA from the coding sequence ATGAGCGAGATAGGGACGATACTGAGTTCAGCCCTGCTCATGCTTATCATGATAGACCCGAGCGATAAGATACTCCTGGTTACCTTCCTCCGCGAGGACTTTCACATAGAAGACATAAAGAACCTCATAATCCGGGCCAACCTCATAGGCTTTTTCCTCCTTGCCAGCTTCGCCGTTGCCGGCCAGATAATCCTTCAGGATATCTTTCACATCGACATAAACGCCCTCCGCGTTGCCGGGGGCTTCGTCCTGTTCAAGATAGGTTTTGATGCCCTTGAGAGCGGTGGTATGTTCACCCTCAAAAGGGAGAAGGATATCCTTGCTTTAGCGGCCGTTCCGGTTGCTATGCCCCTAATAGCAGGCCCAGCAGCTATAACCGCCGTGATAACAATGACAGCGGAGTACGGTTACTTTGTCTCCCTCACCGCAACGGCGGTAGCAATTATAGTTGTCGCGCTCTCAATGTTCGTTGCCCTCTACATGATGAACTCCGTGAACAAGAGCGCCCTTAGTATAACAATTAGGATAATAGGTCTCTTCATCATGGCGATAGGAGCGCAGATGATGGTTGAGGGGGTCATAGGGATATACCTGCTCACGACCGGGGCTTAG
- a CDS encoding cation:proton antiporter produces the protein MDVFLELALILVVAKLFGYLTVRLGFPAALGQLIGGILIGPSILNLVGYDEGVKLLAELGVVMLLFLAGLETDIEEFKHVGVPAFIAASLGVLTPFVLGYIGALVWGYSNVQALFLGGVLTATSVGLTTSILMEMKKLRTRVGTTILAAAVVDDVIGIIVLTILVGINTRGSVYAKDLLIILGEVAVYFALGLLIGHPAVKEALKASEKITLPETITAMSIAIMLIFAYLAEQFQIAGITGSYLAGILVAGTEEAREITNKTMTIGYSLFIPIFLVSIGIESDVRVLTTAGTFALVYATLAILGKIFGCGIGAFVSRFRPKEALQVGIGMMPRMEVALIMANVALDEGVFDSGVFSIPVTMVLITTIVTPFLLKWAFSRE, from the coding sequence ATGGACGTGTTCCTTGAGCTCGCTCTGATACTAGTAGTGGCGAAGCTGTTCGGATACCTCACCGTTCGCCTTGGCTTTCCAGCGGCCCTCGGACAGCTCATCGGGGGCATTCTAATTGGTCCCTCAATCCTAAACCTAGTTGGATACGATGAGGGGGTAAAGCTCCTCGCCGAGCTGGGAGTTGTTATGCTGCTATTTCTGGCTGGCCTTGAGACGGACATCGAGGAGTTCAAGCACGTTGGGGTTCCGGCTTTCATAGCCGCTTCCTTGGGTGTTCTCACTCCATTTGTCCTCGGTTACATCGGGGCCCTTGTCTGGGGATACTCCAACGTCCAGGCCCTCTTCCTCGGTGGCGTTCTAACTGCCACAAGCGTTGGTTTGACCACTAGTATCTTAATGGAAATGAAAAAGCTCAGGACGAGGGTTGGAACGACTATTCTAGCTGCCGCCGTCGTTGATGACGTCATTGGTATCATCGTCCTGACGATTCTGGTGGGAATAAACACAAGGGGAAGCGTCTACGCCAAGGACTTGCTCATAATCCTCGGCGAAGTGGCCGTTTACTTCGCTCTTGGTCTTCTAATTGGTCACCCCGCGGTCAAGGAAGCCCTAAAAGCCTCGGAGAAGATAACCCTTCCCGAAACGATAACGGCCATGTCGATAGCCATAATGCTCATCTTCGCCTACTTGGCCGAGCAGTTCCAGATAGCCGGGATAACAGGGTCGTATCTTGCGGGAATCCTGGTTGCCGGGACGGAGGAGGCGAGGGAGATAACCAACAAGACTATGACGATAGGATATTCTCTCTTCATCCCGATATTCCTCGTGAGCATCGGAATAGAGAGCGATGTGAGGGTCCTAACCACCGCCGGAACCTTTGCCCTCGTCTACGCAACCCTGGCCATACTGGGTAAGATATTCGGCTGTGGCATAGGGGCATTCGTCTCGCGCTTCAGGCCTAAGGAGGCCCTCCAGGTCGGAATAGGGATGATGCCCCGTATGGAGGTTGCCCTGATAATGGCCAACGTGGCCCTCGATGAGGGCGTTTTCGACAGCGGGGTTTTTTCAATCCCGGTGACCATGGTTTTGATAACCACGATAGTCACGCCGTTCCTCCTTAAATGGGCCTTCTCAAGGGAGTAG
- a CDS encoding HPP family protein, with protein MGDVSDVSKAKASKAKKVHLTHSKRRLLTLQRKDGLSHNIRYISKVPVKLVMDTEFLTLHPSDPLSKLVQKLRGEESSAVVVDEEGTLLGFVTMKDILHFFEPPKRYSVVGVNLLKKYSINRASRVEDIMVRNPVAISIDSNLGRAIRIMLETGKHHLPVIDDEKKVHGVLEVKDIIRLIRIVSG; from the coding sequence ATGGGGGACGTTTCCGATGTCTCAAAGGCAAAAGCCAGCAAGGCTAAAAAAGTCCATCTCACCCACAGCAAGAGACGCCTTTTGACACTTCAGAGGAAAGATGGGCTTAGTCACAACATCCGCTACATCTCCAAGGTTCCGGTAAAGCTCGTTATGGATACTGAGTTTCTGACTCTCCACCCCAGTGACCCACTTTCCAAGCTCGTCCAGAAGCTGAGGGGAGAGGAAAGCTCCGCGGTTGTCGTTGATGAGGAAGGAACGCTTCTGGGTTTCGTAACCATGAAGGACATACTCCACTTCTTTGAGCCGCCGAAGAGGTACTCCGTTGTTGGAGTCAACCTTCTCAAGAAGTACTCCATTAACAGAGCATCCAGGGTCGAGGATATTATGGTTCGGAATCCAGTTGCCATAAGCATCGACTCCAACCTCGGGAGGGCCATACGGATAATGCTGGAAACGGGCAAGCACCACCTTCCGGTTATCGACGACGAGAAAAAAGTTCACGGGGTTCTTGAGGTTAAGGATATCATCCGGCTTATCCGCATAGTCTCAGGCTAG
- a CDS encoding NAD(P)/FAD-dependent oxidoreductase — translation MVSEKGIEKAYDVVIIGAGPAGLFAAYELSEKSDFKVLVIDEGGDVDQRTCPMYELGYCIGCQPCHIMSGVGGAGGLSDGTINLRPDIGGDLRELTNDENYAWQLVWEVDQILLKHKSPRNLFRGDPGQVKHWEQKAAQAGVKFIPIIQRHIGSDRTPEVIGEIKRHLESEGVEFLLWTKVLEFKEGWVKVKRGKDVFEIRTKYIIVAPGRGGADWFHDVAQKIGLKARHGPIDVGVRVEVPAIVLEPITSINHDPKFHIYTDTYDDFVRTFCTNPNGFVVEERYDGYVGVNGHSMHEKKSNNTNFAFLTRIELTEPVEDTTAYGKSIAQLATTIGGGKPLIQRLGDLRRGRRSTWARIRRSDVEPTLKHVTPGDIAMALPHRVVTNIIEGLEKLDRVLPGVASDHTLLYAPEIKYYAMRAEVNENLETSIENIFAAGDGAGLSRDIVNAAATGLLAARGILKKEGLYTEKDFRKPGNWKEKIEKLEDQR, via the coding sequence ATGGTTTCTGAGAAAGGAATCGAAAAGGCTTATGACGTTGTTATAATCGGCGCCGGCCCCGCTGGGCTTTTTGCAGCCTACGAACTCTCCGAAAAGAGCGATTTTAAGGTTCTCGTGATCGACGAGGGTGGGGACGTTGACCAGCGCACCTGCCCCATGTACGAGCTCGGCTACTGCATCGGCTGCCAGCCCTGCCACATAATGAGCGGCGTCGGCGGTGCGGGTGGTCTGAGCGACGGCACGATAAACCTCCGACCGGACATAGGAGGTGATCTACGGGAGCTGACCAACGACGAGAACTACGCCTGGCAGCTCGTCTGGGAGGTTGACCAGATTCTTCTGAAGCATAAGTCTCCAAGGAACCTCTTCAGAGGCGACCCTGGGCAGGTCAAACACTGGGAGCAAAAGGCGGCCCAAGCTGGGGTGAAGTTCATTCCGATAATCCAGAGGCACATAGGCTCCGACAGGACGCCGGAGGTTATAGGGGAGATAAAGCGCCACCTGGAAAGCGAAGGCGTCGAGTTCCTCCTCTGGACGAAGGTCCTTGAGTTCAAAGAGGGTTGGGTGAAGGTAAAGCGCGGAAAGGACGTTTTTGAGATAAGAACTAAGTACATCATAGTTGCCCCCGGCAGGGGAGGGGCCGACTGGTTCCACGACGTTGCCCAGAAGATTGGGCTGAAAGCTAGGCATGGGCCGATAGATGTCGGGGTAAGGGTGGAAGTCCCTGCCATAGTCCTGGAGCCGATAACGAGCATAAACCACGACCCCAAGTTCCACATATACACCGACACCTACGACGACTTCGTTAGGACGTTCTGCACCAATCCAAACGGCTTCGTAGTTGAAGAGCGTTACGACGGCTATGTCGGCGTTAACGGCCACTCTATGCACGAGAAAAAGAGCAACAACACGAACTTCGCCTTCCTAACGAGGATAGAGCTGACGGAGCCCGTTGAGGACACAACAGCCTATGGAAAGAGCATCGCCCAGCTCGCGACCACGATTGGCGGCGGAAAACCGCTAATTCAGCGCCTCGGCGACCTTAGGAGGGGCAGGAGGAGCACATGGGCCAGGATTAGAAGGAGCGACGTCGAGCCGACACTCAAGCACGTCACTCCTGGAGACATTGCGATGGCCCTGCCGCACCGCGTCGTGACCAACATCATAGAGGGGCTTGAGAAGCTCGATAGGGTCCTTCCTGGAGTCGCGAGCGACCACACCCTCCTCTACGCTCCTGAGATAAAGTACTACGCGATGAGGGCCGAGGTGAACGAGAACCTTGAGACGAGCATTGAGAACATATTTGCCGCTGGAGACGGGGCCGGATTGAGCAGGGACATAGTTAATGCGGCAGCTACCGGTCTCCTCGCCGCAAGGGGGATACTGAAGAAGGAGGGTCTGTACACGGAAAAGGACTTCAGGAAGCCGGGCAACTGGAAGGAGAAGATTGAGAAGCTCGAAGACCAGCGCTAA
- a CDS encoding LEA type 2 family protein, with translation MGAIAKLIGISFLVLLLWLGYAGYSISQGVSKLEAKWGPVSEDETSILVSGSFQRPLYLPLSLKEVDVVFMNESVAKLGKLDYSMTSPNFTAEILIFNKKTVDAFLEYLSNGEKGELNITLVPSLFGVLSPKLQFSVPVREKILESIHLSAKSQNIAGLPGVKTPELKDTKVSYNGKEGDKAVFTTTLVLYNPNPYPIPVLRTAYRVWVNGLAVGYGESEKSVVIPEKGTIALPLKTYVNLSTIPKVWEMHVKNGEESTVMAKLYLRIQINLPLLGTQIKEVELKTINETVRTNIMGEINSQLSELNT, from the coding sequence ATGGGGGCGATAGCCAAATTAATTGGGATCAGCTTTTTAGTCCTCCTCCTGTGGCTCGGCTACGCGGGCTACTCAATATCCCAGGGCGTCTCAAAGCTGGAAGCAAAATGGGGGCCTGTCAGCGAGGATGAGACGTCGATACTGGTAAGCGGCTCGTTCCAGAGGCCCCTATACCTCCCTCTCTCACTGAAGGAAGTAGATGTCGTTTTCATGAACGAGAGCGTTGCAAAGTTGGGCAAACTCGACTACTCCATGACATCCCCGAACTTCACCGCGGAGATCCTCATCTTCAACAAAAAGACAGTGGACGCGTTCCTGGAGTACCTCTCCAATGGGGAGAAAGGGGAACTGAACATAACGCTGGTTCCTTCACTCTTCGGCGTTCTCTCACCTAAACTCCAATTCTCAGTCCCTGTAAGGGAGAAAATCCTCGAAAGCATACATCTCTCCGCCAAGAGCCAGAACATCGCGGGCCTTCCGGGAGTGAAAACACCGGAGCTCAAGGACACTAAAGTGAGCTACAACGGGAAGGAGGGGGATAAGGCGGTCTTCACGACGACACTCGTTCTCTACAACCCGAACCCGTATCCAATCCCCGTTCTCAGGACTGCTTACAGAGTGTGGGTCAACGGCCTCGCAGTCGGCTACGGAGAGAGCGAGAAGAGCGTCGTGATACCCGAGAAAGGGACTATAGCGCTGCCGCTGAAGACTTACGTGAACCTGTCCACGATACCAAAGGTCTGGGAAATGCACGTGAAGAACGGTGAGGAGAGCACGGTGATGGCGAAGCTCTATCTGAGGATACAGATCAATCTCCCCCTGCTCGGAACGCAGATCAAGGAGGTAGAGCTGAAGACGATAAACGAGACCGTGAGGACAAACATAATGGGTGAGATAAACTCCCAACTCTCGGAGCTCAATACTTAA
- a CDS encoding DUF3201 domain-containing protein: MEGKLKVREVHDFLNRIWEDIFTLNEEIKEELPQLGFKVEDVEEVFGAYIFLDGEWGQMSYPHPAFEIKPQIEVGATPESYYLVVAVPKEKVSENFVGLFLEIFPRSFIYGSENFLNDFYNWRRDGRVSPTEVLKKLKESDEKVFQFEANFGSVKALKQGVKRLIDLGKRFEIFDI; the protein is encoded by the coding sequence ATGGAAGGAAAACTCAAAGTGAGAGAGGTTCACGACTTCCTGAACAGAATCTGGGAGGACATCTTCACACTCAACGAAGAGATTAAGGAGGAGCTTCCGCAACTGGGCTTTAAGGTCGAAGATGTCGAAGAAGTCTTCGGTGCGTACATATTCCTGGACGGTGAGTGGGGGCAGATGAGCTACCCCCACCCTGCCTTTGAAATAAAGCCCCAGATCGAGGTCGGGGCAACACCGGAGAGCTACTACCTGGTCGTGGCAGTCCCCAAGGAGAAGGTGAGCGAGAACTTCGTGGGACTCTTCCTGGAGATATTTCCACGCAGCTTCATCTATGGAAGCGAGAACTTCCTGAACGACTTCTACAACTGGAGGAGGGACGGAAGGGTCTCCCCGACGGAGGTACTGAAGAAACTCAAAGAGAGCGACGAGAAGGTTTTCCAGTTCGAGGCCAACTTTGGGAGCGTTAAGGCCCTCAAGCAGGGGGTAAAGAGGCTCATAGACCTCGGAAAGCGCTTTGAAATCTTTGACATCTGA